In the Stakelama saccharophila genome, GTGATCGGCGGCATCGTGCTGCTGCTCGGCGGCGGCCTGGGCGCGGGCCTGTACGCGGCGCAGTCCGGCCTGATCGGCGGCGGCGCAGCGACGACCGCTCACGCCCCCGACGTACCGCAACTGGTCCCGAAGTCTGAGGAAAAGCGCGTCGCCATCGGCGGTGACGGCGAAGGTGGGCACGGCGAAGGCGGCGGCGAGACGCATGGCGCTCCCACCGGCGTGGGCGGCGATAAATATGCGTCCAATTACTACGCCATGGACAAGGAGTTCACTTCCAACCTGCGCGACAGCGTGCATTTCATCCAGGTCGGCCTGGCGGTTTCCACACCTTATGACGACCGCGTGCTGGAGAGCCTGAAAACGCACGAAATCGCCGTGCGTTCGGCCGTCCTGATGGCGCTCGGGGATACGCCGGAGGACGAGGTCTTCTCCATGCAGGGCAAGCGCAAGCTGCAGAAGCGGCTGCGCGATTCGATCAACCACACGCTCGAGCAGAAGGAAGGCTTCGGCGGGATTGGTAACGTCTATTTTACCAATTTTGTTGTTCAGTGACCGTGCATGGTTAACACCGATTCACCCGAAGCGCCGACGGAACGGCGGCAGCAGCCCAGGGCCGATGCGGAGCACGCACCGGTCTTTGCGGGCTCCAGTCTGAATCCGTTCGGCGATCTGCACACGCTCCAGCACCTGTCGGCGCGGCTCGCGCGCGGGATGCGGCGCGTGTTCGAGCCCATGCTCGGCCGTGCGGTGCGGAGCTGGGCGGAACCGGTGAGCGTGCAACGATTTGCCGATTACTGCGCGGAACGCGAGCAGGGGCTGACGGCGTGGCTGCCGCTGGCGATGTCGCCGGGCGGCGGCCAGGCGCTGCTGGTCCTGGACGGCCGCTTCGTCCTCGAACTGCTCGATCGCTTCTTCGGCGGCAATGGCGACGGGCCGAGCACAATGCCCGCCGAGTTCTCCGCCGCCGCCGAATCCATGGTCCACCGCCTGGCCCGGATGATGGACGGGCCGATCACCAGCGCCTGGGAACCGGTGGCGCGGATCGGTTTCGAAGCGACCAGCCTGGAAACCAATCCGGTGATGCTGTCCACGATCGACAGCGACGATCCGATGGTGATCACGCGCTTCGGCATCGCCGCCGACGGCGCGAAGCCGGAATTCGTCGATCTGCTCTATCCCGTGTCGGCGCTGAAGCCGTTCGGTGCGGAACTGACGGCGAAGGTCCACGGCCGCTCGGCCGAGCCCGACCCGCGCTGGAACAACGGCCTGACGCGCGCGGCGATGAAAGTGCGCTTCAAGGTCCGCTCCGTGCTCGCCGAGCCGACGATCACCATCGGACAACTGATGGAGCTTCGCGAAGGCGACGTCATCCCCATCCGCGTCGATCGCGACGTGCCGGTCATGGTCGCCAACAACCGCATCGGCGCGGGCACCGTGGGCACGGCGAACGGACGCGCGGCGATCCGCATCAATTCGCTCGACCATTTCGATGAAGAGGACTTCCAATGAACGACATGACGGGAAGCTTCCCGACCGACGGCGCGGTGGCCGCCAATTTCCGGCTGCTGCAGGATGTCGAGGTCAAGCTGACGGTCGAGATCGGTTCGACCCATCTGACGCTGCGCGAATTGCTGGCGCTGGGCGAATCGAGCGTGATCGAGCTCGACCGCCAGTCGAACGAGCTGCTCGACCTGTTCGTCAACGGCACGCTGATCGGCCGCGGCGAAGTGGTGACGGTGGGTGACCGCTTCGGCATCCGCATGACCGAGCTCGTCAGCCCCGAGCGGCGGGTCGCCAAGCTGTGATCTGGGCCTATGTCCTGAAGCTGGTCATCCTGCTGCCGCTGGTCTGCGGCCTCCTGATCGCGTGCCTGTGGGCATGGCGCAAGCTGGAGGCGCGGCTGCCGGGACAGCAGGGAGACAAGCTCCTCCAGGTCAGGGAAACCATGATGATCTCCCCCGGCACCCGGCTTGCGGTGATCGAGTTCGAGGGGAGGCGCCTGCTCGTCTCCGTCGCCCGCGGCAACGTCGCGTTGATCGACAAGGCCGATCGATGACGTCCAGCCTATTTCCGCGACGAGGGTCGCTCGCCGCGCGCAGCCTGGGGCTGCTCGTCGCGCTGCTGATCGCGATTCTGCTGGCGCATCCCGCGCTGGCCCAGACGCCCGCGCCCGCTGCGCCGGCCGCACCCGGCGTCGGCGACGCGCTCGACCGCGCGCTCGGCGATCTGGGCGGTGGCCAGGATGCGCCGCTCGCACTGTCGCTTCAGATACTCATCATCATGGGGCTTCTGTCGGTTCTGCCCGGCATCCTCCTGATGATGACCAGCTTCACCCGCATCGTCATCGTGCTCGCGGTGCTCCGTCAGGCGCTTGGCCTGCAGCAGACGCCGCCGAACCAGGTGCTGGTCGGGCTGGCGCTGTTCCTATCTCTG is a window encoding:
- a CDS encoding flagellar basal body-associated FliL family protein translates to MIGGIVLLLGGGLGAGLYAAQSGLIGGGAATTAHAPDVPQLVPKSEEKRVAIGGDGEGGHGEGGGETHGAPTGVGGDKYASNYYAMDKEFTSNLRDSVHFIQVGLAVSTPYDDRVLESLKTHEIAVRSAVLMALGDTPEDEVFSMQGKRKLQKRLRDSINHTLEQKEGFGGIGNVYFTNFVVQ
- a CDS encoding flagellar biosynthetic protein FliO; translated protein: MIWAYVLKLVILLPLVCGLLIACLWAWRKLEARLPGQQGDKLLQVRETMMISPGTRLAVIEFEGRRLLVSVARGNVALIDKADR
- the fliN gene encoding flagellar motor switch protein FliN yields the protein MNDMTGSFPTDGAVAANFRLLQDVEVKLTVEIGSTHLTLRELLALGESSVIELDRQSNELLDLFVNGTLIGRGEVVTVGDRFGIRMTELVSPERRVAKL
- a CDS encoding flagellar motor switch protein FliM, which translates into the protein MVNTDSPEAPTERRQQPRADAEHAPVFAGSSLNPFGDLHTLQHLSARLARGMRRVFEPMLGRAVRSWAEPVSVQRFADYCAEREQGLTAWLPLAMSPGGGQALLVLDGRFVLELLDRFFGGNGDGPSTMPAEFSAAAESMVHRLARMMDGPITSAWEPVARIGFEATSLETNPVMLSTIDSDDPMVITRFGIAADGAKPEFVDLLYPVSALKPFGAELTAKVHGRSAEPDPRWNNGLTRAAMKVRFKVRSVLAEPTITIGQLMELREGDVIPIRVDRDVPVMVANNRIGAGTVGTANGRAAIRINSLDHFDEEDFQ